The Silene latifolia isolate original U9 population chromosome X, ASM4854445v1, whole genome shotgun sequence genome contains the following window.
CGAATATGAGAGGAATTTTACTTTAAGAAGGTCTCCGGGTATAATTCGGTTAGAATTAGGACTACTGCATATTGGGTTAATGggcttgacttagtttatctatACTACACTCAACCCATACCCCACTTCTCACTTCTCACTTCTCACTTCTCGCTCTTCGCTCCTCTCAAGCTCATAGTTTCATGCGGTGTTGGCTTCCATTGGTAAAGTTCTCACTCCTATCTTTTTGCTATTTATTACTCCCTCACTCCCGGTCATTTGTCTACTTTTAGTTTGGCACAATAACCGAGAAAAGAGTAAATGACCAATTATTTGATGACAACAAATTGGGTGGGATGGGAAGGATGAAATAGTTCATCAAAAGCATAAACAATTAGATGAGACACCAAAAAATGGAATAAGTAGACAATTATTTGATGACAAGAGTCTTTTTTGCATTTGTTGTGGAAAATAATGTATAGCTGTTTAAATTACTTGCTGAAAATTGATTCTGTCGCAATTTTACTTGTAATTTGTCATCTTTGCTGTACTGGAAAGAGTTTTGTTTGATTATTACCACCTCGTTACCATATTTATTGTACCATTTGACTTTGATGATCGACCGacttttagggtgtgtttggatcgattgatttggagggaaaagaaagggagggagagtaggggatttaaaatcgcttgtttggataggaaatgagggtggagggaaatggagaggACCTCccccaagcctaatcaaaatctctccacaataggcaagatttgaaaattgtatccaaacaccaacactccattccccctccccttcccttctctccctttcccttccctccttccccctcccctccctttccctccacttttgttaTCCAAGTCGACATTGTTTTACCACTAATTTCGTCAATTAAGGATTACGGAGTATATAATTGGGATGGAGGGAATGTTAGATTTGTTTTTCTGACCTCTTGCCTCATCATAGGCGAGAGGTCAAAGCATTAGGCACTAGTGTGTGCTGTTGTTTACGTAGCTATTCTATTTTGCGGTATTTCTTAACCTTGCATTCATTTTGTTGTACATGTTTGCAGAGTAGAGGTCTATAGGAGGTCGTGATAGAAAACAGACTGTTACAAAAAAAAGACCAACGGCTTAGTAATTCGTAAAGATTTGGCTCGCATATGTTCAGTTTAATATACTTGTGACATATGAGAAGGTCTGTATCCTTGGAACTAAGGAGATTGGTGTATGCAAATGGAAAACGATTCAAAATTACAAAGGTGTTTCATGAGCCATTCTCGACTTTCCTGGGAGCATCAGGTCTGCACACAAGTGCAGAACCTGATGTTTCAGAAGGCGAAGAAAAAAGACCCATTGATGTACCATTACCAAACATATCTCACGATGGATACGTTTCACTAAGAACTTCAATTCAAGGAGAAGTCCTTAATGCTGTTGATCCCTCATTCTATAGTGTATTACTGAAGCAATTTGCCGAGCTTGGTCATCTTAGACATGGCAGAATGGTGCATGCTCACGTCTTTAAATCAGAGTTTAAGGATGATGTGATAATCAACAACAACATTCTGTACATGTATTCTAAGTGTGGCGGAGTAGGTGAGGCGCAAAAGTGTTTTGATGAGATGCCTATAAAAGATACGTTCACTTGGACTACTATGATTATAGCTTATTCACAGAATGGAAGTCCCGGGAGGGCTCTTTTGTTGTTTCCACAGATGCTTCATCTTGGTGTCAAACCGAACAAATTTACCTTCTCTAGCCTTCTAAAGGCCTCTAGGGCAGTTTCTACTGTCAAGCACGGTATGCATATGCATGCGCTTTGCATAAAATATGGTTATGACTCGTGTGCTTATGTAGGGACAGCTCTCGTAGATATTTATGTAGGATATGGCCTTATGAATGAAGCGGAATTGATATTTGATGGGCTTTTGAGCAAAAATGAGGTCTCTTGGAACGCCTTAATTGCCGGGCATGCTAGAAATGACCAAGGAGACAAAGCACTTCATTTGTTCCAAAGGATGAAAAGAGAAACCTTTGAGCCCGATGATTTTACGTATTCCAGTGTACTTGGTTCGTGCGCTAGTAGTGGTGCTTTGGAGCAAGGCAAGTGGATTCATGGTCATGTAATAAAATCAGGGATGAAGCTTGTGGGTTTTGTTGGGAATACTCTTCTACATATGTATGCAAAGTGTGGGAGCATTAAGGATGCTGAAAAGGTATTCACTAGATTAACAAACCACGGTGTTGTTTCGTGGAACTCAATGCTGACTGGTTATGCCCAATATGGTCTTGGACACAAATCGCTCAAGCTGTTTGATGCCATGTTAAAGACCAAAATACAGCCTAATGAGATAACATTTCTTAGCCTGCTTACCGCATGTAGCCATGCTGGGCTTGTGGATGAGGGAGGCGATCACCTTAATAGGATGAAATTGTTCGGTTTGGAGCCAAAGGTTGAGCATTATGTTACCATGGTTGATCTTCTTGGTCGAGCAGGCAGGCTTGATGAGGCAGTGAAATTTATAACAAATATGCCAATTGAACCTGTTGCTGAAATATGGAAAGCGTTACTGGGTGCTTGCAGATCGCATAGAAACATTGAATTGGGTGTTTATGCGGCCAAACGCGTTTTTGAGCTTGATCCCTGTGATCCAGGTCCCTATGTAATACTCTCTAACATTTACGCTTCAGCTGGTAGGAAGGCTGATGTGGCAAAAGTGAGAATGATGATGAAGGAATGTGGTGTAAGCAAGGAACCGGCTTGTAGCTGGGTGGAGATCGAGAATGTAGTCCATGTGTTTGTTGCAGATGATCATACTCATCCTCAGATCAAAGAGATCTACAAAACTTGGGAAAATATAAGTGCAAAGATCAAAGAAATTGGGTATGTACCCGACACTAACCAGGTCCTTTTGTTTGTGGACGACcgagagagagaagtgaatttgCAGCACCACAGTGAAAAGCTTGCCTTGGCTTTTGCGATTCTGAATACACCGCCTGGATCCATTATTCGTATTAAAAAGAACATTCGGATGTGTGTTGACTGCCACTCTGCCATTAAGTTTGTATCACGGGTAATTAAGAGAGAAATTTTAGTGAGGGATACAAAACGGTTTCACCATTTTCAAAATGGTTCTTGCTCTTGTGGAGATTACTGGTAATTACCAAGGGGTCACTTGGATTCAGGGTAGTCATGATGGGGTAAAAGAGAATAGGAGTAAAATGATTGAGTTGAAGGGAAATATGGAGTGGGGAAGGAGGAAATGATGGGGTGGTGGGGGACTGGAGGGGATTATTACTCCTATGTGAAGGTAACCGCTTAACGGACTAGTAATTAGCCTATTTTCATCTCCTTCCTGTATCCACCACTACCACTTCCGCCCACTTGTCTTCGTACTGTTTCCTCCATTACTTCGTAACAATTCCAAGCAAACCCTTAAGAGTaacactcatatcaaaactaaCTTTGTTTGGTAAGGTGCGTTCTTGAATTCCTGATGCCCTAGGATTAGAATGTTGAATCTTTGGTAAGTGTCTATCTGGCTTTTCTTGGAATCACAACATGGAGCTTGAGTTTTAAACTCCATACATAAGAGAGAAAATTTGTTGGTTGTCACGACATATTCCTGGCTCTATAAAATTCTGACAAGAAGTTGACAATTTATACAATCTGCAAGAATGATCCCTTGCACCGTCATTTGGCGCGCTGTGTTTTCTTAGAACATATGAGGAAACTTGTTCCTGAGAACTTTTCACCAGCTCTTTGAATGCAGTGCATTCTGTCCACATCAAGTATTATTAGGTACTCCACTTCACTATTTTCTGCATGTTATATACTTTGAATTTGTCCCTTGAGTGCAATTCCTGCTGTTGTAGTTTGGCATCGGTATTTTCAGCTTAAAGTGTGTTTTTATTGACTCATTGCAATTCATGCTGTTGTAGTTTTGGCGTCAGTACGCGGTTACTGATTCTAGCATCTAAATGTTTCTACAAGAAGCTGATGCCGTGGGTTGCTCCAAGTCGATGTGTGATTATACAAGGCTAGCAACAATTAAAGCTGTAAATCTAGCTTTGCTGAGTAAAAATGCTGCATCAGACTTTCAGACGCCATTAATTGACATGTGACAGGACACTTCCTGTATTGTTCAAGGATGATGGTGACATGGAACCAACTTCATGATCGCCAAATAATGCGTTGGGAGTACATGGTAATGATTTGTCAACATCAAGGTCCCGTGTTCCCACAATATCTCTAAAGTGGCTTCTGTAATATAGGAAAGGGCAGGAGCCGGAAACCTTATCATTGCTGTATCCCTGTGGATGGTGAGATTGTTGACCCTGAAACTTTTGTAACGAAACAGCCAGTATTGTTTCTTTTGTTAAGCGGTTTACCAGGCCAGATTATTACTACCTGTTTCAGTACTGTAGAGGTATTGTTCTTTGTTCAAGCCGGGTTTCAGTTCAGAACTCCTATCGGATTCTATCTGCAAAGTGAAAACTGAAGACCCAGTTTCGGAAGCTGATGGCGATAAGTAATAGTATACTGGTAGAGAATCAGTCCCATTATGTTCTGGTTGACACTCTTTCAGAGTTAATGGTAGAAGTAATCAATAAATTTGTTAGCTCTGTTTGACACACTGTTGAATTATTCCAGGTGTTGTAGACTGGATAAACATTCATGGACCACACCTTTACCTTTACTTTTAGATACCCCAACATGCTGCTATTACAATGGAAACACCTAACATGTATGATGTATCCTCTCTTTAAAGAAAAGCAAGTAACCACAACTACCAAACTACTAAACCAATACTCCGAAATATCTAAAATCCTAATTTTGTCCAAACTTCGTCACCTTGGTTTCCGGTTTGTTAGTCGAAACCCATATTTACCCAACTCTGGCAAAAGGACCTTCATATTACTCCCTGACTGCCTCGAAACATGGAACCAACAACCTGGGAATAGCCCGAATTGAAATGATCAGAATGGACCATAAATGCTCCAAAACGACCTTTATTTGAAATCACACTCACATTTGTGCAATAAAAATAGTCGACACATAATTACTGCCCCGAAATTTATTAACTTGGAAGTACTTGTAATCTCAATGACCTAATCAAAAATCTCTCTTAGCCACAATTCAATCAAGCAAGAAATCTCTCCCAATCCAAAATGTGCAACTAATCCACCAACCTCGACAAAATTGAAACTCATCCAAAATAACTCAAAGTCGAGACTATAACCTTTCCAGTAGGTCATCCATCTTCAGATgatgtgaaattattatggacTTAGAGTACCCACCTGAATAACGTCTTCAGTTAATGTGACATATTACACATTTTGAAGAAACACACGAAAATGACTTGAATCGAGGAATTCCGAACTTATTAAATAATGAATCAACAAACCTGTGACCTGTCATACCTACATTGACACCCTAGCTCTATCTGCATTCATACCTAACACAGTACTACCAACAATCCAACCAACTCACACTCTTTCAGCACAGAAAGTTAAAACACACCGTATCAAACAAAAACCACTCCAAAACGCGCCGTTTTTGAACTTCCCCACACCTCTCTGTCTACCGCCTTATTTTCTCTCTCCTCTAGTTAACGAAAAaatcaattcaatttcaaattagGTCATCGGAAAATCCCCTAATTTTACCGCCATCCCTGCAATTCAATCTAATTTAATAAGTTTTCGATGTCGACGGCGAAAGTTCCGAGGTCGAGAGCGCATTCCGGTGCTCCGGCGAAGGAGAATTTGCCGAAACTTGAAGAAAGTTTGAATGCTTTTCGTAATGATAGGTTTGATCCTGATACTTATGTTCAATCCAAATGTTCTCTCAATGAGAAGGTATAATCTCTTGTTTTTCTTAATTTTTAGGTAtaattttgccttttttttttggttaatttattgtttttatttggtGATTATTGAATCTTTGGAGGTTTTATGGAGTAATTTAATGCTATTGATCTTTATAaaattgtttttgttcatgtgTATGAATTATTTGgttatgatgatgtttatgaggaATTATTTTTGAGGTATATATGTGAATGTGAAGTATTCATGATATTATGCGAAAAAATTGCGAATTTGATGGAGAAGGTATGGGTAAGGGAGAATGCCAGCGTTGTCGTCGTGTCGACGAGTTGTAGAAGAAATTTAGGAGAAGACGAGTATGATGATTAGTTGATTACATAGAATTAAGGAAATCTATATTGTACTCTGTATGAATTTTAGTCTGCAGTGTTGTAAGATATGTGTTTGCTTAATTTAGCAAACATGAGTGTTTTCTGCTTTACTATAATTAGACCTTTTGAATTTGGTGGTTATAATGAGCACACATGAGTATTGTTTTCGAGGTGTAATATTTTAGTTGTTGAATTAGCTCGTCGAAAAATTGATTTGGCGGTTTTTACTAGGAATGGGTAATGTGTTGTGCATTAGTCATTTAGTCTTTTACTGTAACTAGAAAAAGATTGGATTTAGAGTTGTCAAAGTATGTCACGTTCCGAGGAAAAGCTATCTTGTGCTAGTTATAGTATGCACTTGTGTATAACCATGAGTCCATGACCGCACATTGAGACGTGTACAATGCATAGAAATTCGTAAATTGACCTTTTGTCCCTAGCAAACATCGTCTGGCATTTTTATTGTAATCTGAGAGTTTCTTTAACAAGAAATAAACTCTCGATCAGTCGCCCTGTCAGGCTGTCGACTTAGCATTCTTTCTTCCAGTTTTCCCATTTATCTTCAAGGAAAGGGATTGATGGTCTGGGGCAGGTAAGTTAAGGTAAGTTATGAATTGCGGTTTGTGTGTGGGTTCTTTATATACACACGAGATGTTTATACGTGATTTATGTTTTATTCTAGACTATCTGTATCTGCAGCATTTAGGTTTCACGCTAGGCCCTATTCATTTGTGATATTCGTCAACCTTGCTTGCTCTTTATTGTTGACGCAGGAAATAAAGCATTTATGCTCACACCTGATGGATCTAAAGAAGGCCTCTAATGAAGAAATGCGGAAAAGTGTTTATGCAAACTATTCAGCATTTATACGGTGAGAATCTTTAGCTGTTTTATATGTTGCTTATTCCTTCAAAGACGAGACTTTttagtttctttttttttagCACGCTGTTACGGTGTCTTTCTTGTAGATTGTAGCTAGTTTACACCTTTAAAGGCAAGACTGGTTGCGGTCTGGATGATTTTTTTTCCTTCCGATTTTAATGCTACTTTTTTATGATGCAGTACCGCTAAAGAAATATCAGATTTGGAAGGAGAGCTTCTGTCTATTAGAAACCTTCTGTCTACTCAGGCAACTCTTATTCATGGACTAGCTGAAGGAGTAGACTTGGAATCAATATCAGCGACTGGTCTTGAAGCGTCGATTGCAAAGGGCACAATTAACAATGATGATAGTGAACCTTCTGAGCTGGAAGAGTGGGTGATTGAGTTTCCAGATCATCTTGATGTATTATTAGCTGAAAGAAGAGTAGATGAAGCTTTGGATGCTCTTAATGAAGGGGAGAGAGTTgcatatgaagcaaaagaaaccaAGACACTAAGGGCAGATGTGATTAGCTCTTTGCAAAATGCTATAAAAGAACGGAGGCAGAGATTAGCTGATCAACTAGCCGAAGCTGCTTGTCAGCCCACCACACGTGGTACTGAGCTTCGTTCGTCCATCTCCGCTCTTAAGAACCTAGGTGATGGAGCTCGAGCACATTCGTTACTTCTAAGCGCACATCTACAACGATACCAGTATAACATGCAGAGTCTTCATCCATCAAGCAGCTCATATGGAGGAGCCTATACTGCCGCTCTTTCACAGTTAGTCTTTTCTTCCATTGCCCAGGCTGCAAGTGATTCATTGACCATATTTGGCGATGAGCCAGCTTACACTTCTGAACTAGTAACGTGGGCTACTCAACAAACTGAAGCCTTTGCCCATCTTGTGAAACGACATGCTTTAGCTTCATCTGCAGCTGCCGGAGGTTTAAGGGCTGCTGCTGAGTGTGTTCAAATTGCTCTAGGTCATTGTTCATTATTGGAAGCTCGTGGTCTATCTCTTTGTCCGACACTAGTGAAGCTTTTTAGGCCTAGTGTCGAGCAAGCTGTGGAGGCTAATTTGAAAAGGATTGAGGAGAGTACTGCTGCCTTAGCTGCTGCTGATGATTGGGTTCTAACCAGTCCACCTAGTGTCACACGTCAATCTGGGAGGCCTTTGAGTACATCTACTACTAGCGCGGCTGGTTACCAATATAAGCTTACTAGTAGTGCTCACAGGTTCATTTTGATGGTTCAGGTTAGTGGTTTTCTGGTTTTGCAATGAAATTATACGGCACCAACTTTTTCCTCTGCTAGATTATCGACCTAGTTCGAGCAATTTTGTAGTGTTAATTCTGAAAGACCCTTGTCCCCTCCCCCCCTTTGTTTGTGCTTCATCTATTCAGATTTTCCAAGTCTTGTAGATTAGTGTGTTTTTTAAAGGAGTGAACAAAGGGTTATATAAATGCATAAGACACTGCTTCAAAACGTGGTTTTTATTTATAACTCGGATGTGTGGTGTCGCGACCCTAGCATGGCAGTATGTCTTTTATAAGACTGTCATACACTCACACCTCCTACTCTCATCAGACTACCAACTGTTTAAGATAGGATGTGTCGAAGGGCTACATCTATATTTGGAGTGTGCAGGGTTGTTTTATCTGTTGTTCCCCAATTTTTCCGTTGGAAGATTTAGTTCATATTAGTGAGATGTGTTGGTTAGTGAAATATTTTGGTGAGAAGTATGTTCCAATAATTTGATCTTCATATTCTTCAGCTTTCAAATTTTCAATGTTGTAATCTCACGCTACCTAATGGTGCTTTTATTAGGACTTTTTTGAAGATGTTGGACCACTTCAGAATATGCAT
Protein-coding sequences here:
- the LOC141622656 gene encoding pentatricopeptide repeat-containing protein At3g24000, mitochondrial-like gives rise to the protein MRRSVSLELRRLVYANGKRFKITKVFHEPFSTFLGASGLHTSAEPDVSEGEEKRPIDVPLPNISHDGYVSLRTSIQGEVLNAVDPSFYSVLLKQFAELGHLRHGRMVHAHVFKSEFKDDVIINNNILYMYSKCGGVGEAQKCFDEMPIKDTFTWTTMIIAYSQNGSPGRALLLFPQMLHLGVKPNKFTFSSLLKASRAVSTVKHGMHMHALCIKYGYDSCAYVGTALVDIYVGYGLMNEAELIFDGLLSKNEVSWNALIAGHARNDQGDKALHLFQRMKRETFEPDDFTYSSVLGSCASSGALEQGKWIHGHVIKSGMKLVGFVGNTLLHMYAKCGSIKDAEKVFTRLTNHGVVSWNSMLTGYAQYGLGHKSLKLFDAMLKTKIQPNEITFLSLLTACSHAGLVDEGGDHLNRMKLFGLEPKVEHYVTMVDLLGRAGRLDEAVKFITNMPIEPVAEIWKALLGACRSHRNIELGVYAAKRVFELDPCDPGPYVILSNIYASAGRKADVAKVRMMMKECGVSKEPACSWVEIENVVHVFVADDHTHPQIKEIYKTWENISAKIKEIGYVPDTNQVLLFVDDREREVNLQHHSEKLALAFAILNTPPGSIIRIKKNIRMCVDCHSAIKFVSRVIKREILVRDTKRFHHFQNGSCSCGDYW
- the LOC141622655 gene encoding exocyst complex component EXO84B-like, with protein sequence MSTAKVPRSRAHSGAPAKENLPKLEESLNAFRNDRFDPDTYVQSKCSLNEKEIKHLCSHLMDLKKASNEEMRKSVYANYSAFIRTAKEISDLEGELLSIRNLLSTQATLIHGLAEGVDLESISATGLEASIAKGTINNDDSEPSELEEWVIEFPDHLDVLLAERRVDEALDALNEGERVAYEAKETKTLRADVISSLQNAIKERRQRLADQLAEAACQPTTRGTELRSSISALKNLGDGARAHSLLLSAHLQRYQYNMQSLHPSSSSYGGAYTAALSQLVFSSIAQAASDSLTIFGDEPAYTSELVTWATQQTEAFAHLVKRHALASSAAAGGLRAAAECVQIALGHCSLLEARGLSLCPTLVKLFRPSVEQAVEANLKRIEESTAALAAADDWVLTSPPSVTRQSGRPLSTSTTSAAGYQYKLTSSAHRFILMVQDFFEDVGPLQNMHLGSRTLEGVYEVFNTYVNMLIKALPNSIEDEANYEGAGSKIVRMADNEAQQIALLANASLLADELLPRAALKLSHVNQADYPDEPQRRASDRQNRHPEHREWKRRLVSSVDRLKSSFCQHHALDLIFTEEGESNLTSDMYISVDARGEEILWFPSPIFQGLFFKLNTMAGIAAEMFAGKERFATLLLMKLTETVILWLSQDQSFWDDIEDGPRPLGPLGLQQMYLDMKFVICFASQGRYLSRNLVRVINEIITKTIAAFQATGGDPYSVLPEDNWFNDVCQDAIETLSGRPRANDGEREMNSPTASLSAQSVSSTRSHGSS